One Pseudorhodoplanes sinuspersici DNA segment encodes these proteins:
- a CDS encoding MBL fold metallo-hydrolase — protein MIRPDRAWAAIAPVAHKVGNIEVMIVSDGVLNVPLSFSLPETPLSEAAALFKAHGMPEGGEPVQTNVVLVKTGNDTVLIDVGSGANFQPTAGKLQENLEAAGIAPDTITKVVFTHAHADHLWGVLDDFDDAERFPNASYVISAPEWDFWSNPATVETVPDWLKGMALGTARILKKIEDKVERRKAGDTVAPGLTYAATPGHTPGHMSVMIENGGQRLMIGGDVLANNAISFARPDWRIGSDFDRDRAAATRKSLLDQLAAGKIPLVGFHLAWPGLGMVERAGNAYRLVPL, from the coding sequence ATGATTAGACCGGACCGCGCATGGGCGGCCATCGCCCCCGTCGCGCACAAGGTCGGCAATATCGAAGTGATGATCGTCAGCGACGGCGTCCTCAATGTGCCGCTGTCCTTCTCACTGCCGGAGACGCCGCTGTCCGAAGCCGCGGCCTTGTTCAAGGCGCATGGCATGCCCGAGGGCGGCGAGCCTGTGCAAACCAATGTTGTGCTGGTGAAGACCGGCAACGACACGGTGCTGATCGATGTCGGCTCCGGTGCGAACTTCCAGCCGACCGCCGGCAAGCTGCAGGAGAATCTGGAGGCCGCCGGCATTGCGCCGGACACGATTACCAAGGTGGTCTTCACACACGCACACGCCGATCACCTCTGGGGCGTGCTTGACGATTTCGACGACGCCGAACGCTTCCCCAATGCGAGCTATGTGATCTCGGCCCCCGAATGGGATTTCTGGAGTAATCCGGCGACAGTCGAAACCGTGCCCGACTGGTTGAAGGGCATGGCGCTCGGCACTGCCCGTATTCTGAAGAAAATCGAAGACAAGGTGGAAAGGCGAAAAGCGGGTGATACCGTAGCGCCCGGCCTGACCTATGCCGCGACGCCTGGCCACACCCCGGGACACATGTCTGTCATGATCGAAAATGGCGGGCAGCGGTTGATGATCGGCGGCGACGTGCTCGCCAACAATGCCATTTCATTCGCCCGGCCGGACTGGCGGATCGGCAGCGATTTCGACCGTGATCGCGCAGCGGCGACCCGCAAATCCCTGCTCGATCAACTGGCAGCTGGTAAAATACCGCTGGTCGGATTTCATCTTGCATGGCCGGGGCTCGGTATGGTGGAACGCGCCGGTAACGCTTATCGTTTAGTGCCGCTCTAA
- a CDS encoding LytTR family DNA-binding domain-containing protein yields MLALALAPAFAWMNPFFSSKQPFLALVGFWGAVLACWFVTMAIVERLLSAFDFFRRISPVWRRATVIAVAALPMILIAGAGIHALKGWRITPYEIIELYLQIILIGSGVALIAVATFVRRFEPATSGNAMAFSPIMRDWISEESSSPVIRPQDTLSAVNNRLLSRLPLQVRGRILCLEMEDHYVRVHTDRGSALVLLRLSDAIAEAQAATSGRQVHRSWWVADDAIDRFERIGRTGQIHLNGGIKAPVSQRYLRSVESACAPKGADHGKAANAPGAAV; encoded by the coding sequence TTGCTCGCACTGGCATTAGCCCCGGCATTTGCCTGGATGAATCCTTTTTTTTCGAGCAAGCAGCCCTTTCTGGCGCTCGTCGGCTTTTGGGGCGCGGTGCTGGCGTGCTGGTTTGTGACGATGGCGATCGTCGAACGCCTGTTGAGTGCGTTTGATTTCTTTCGCCGGATATCTCCCGTGTGGCGCCGGGCAACGGTGATTGCCGTTGCCGCACTTCCGATGATTCTGATTGCGGGGGCAGGGATCCACGCTCTGAAGGGCTGGAGAATCACGCCCTATGAGATCATCGAACTCTATCTGCAGATCATCCTGATCGGCTCCGGCGTCGCTCTTATTGCTGTCGCGACGTTCGTTCGGCGATTTGAGCCGGCGACGTCCGGAAATGCCATGGCGTTCTCGCCGATCATGCGCGATTGGATCAGCGAGGAATCTTCATCCCCTGTCATTCGTCCTCAAGATACATTGTCCGCGGTCAATAATCGGCTGTTGAGTCGCCTTCCTTTGCAGGTGCGCGGCCGAATTCTATGCCTCGAGATGGAAGACCATTATGTCCGGGTGCACACCGACCGCGGTTCGGCGCTGGTGCTGCTGCGACTGAGCGACGCGATCGCGGAGGCGCAAGCCGCCACGTCGGGGCGCCAAGTGCATCGGTCCTGGTGGGTCGCTGACGATGCTATTGACCGTTTCGAGCGGATCGGTCGCACCGGCCAGATTCACTTGAACGGCGGCATCAAAGCGCCTGTTTCGCAGCGTTATCTGAGGTCGGTCGAAAGCGCTTGCGCGCCAAAGGGAGCGGATCATGGCAAGGCTGCCAACGCACCTGGCGCCGCAGTATAG
- a CDS encoding c-type cytochrome, whose amino-acid sequence MKSFVVAAALSLAALTSQAQAQDAAAGEKVFVQCRACHQVGETAKNGVGPVLNGLFGRKSGTIEGYNYSDANKNSGITWDEAVFAEYIQNPRAKIPGTKMIYAGLKDEKRIADLTAYLKQFGKDGKKAQ is encoded by the coding sequence ATGAAATCATTCGTTGTTGCCGCCGCACTGTCGCTTGCTGCTCTTACCTCTCAGGCGCAGGCCCAAGATGCCGCCGCCGGAGAGAAGGTCTTCGTGCAATGCCGTGCCTGCCATCAGGTCGGCGAGACGGCAAAAAATGGCGTTGGCCCGGTGCTGAACGGCTTGTTCGGCCGCAAGTCCGGGACGATCGAAGGATATAATTACAGCGACGCCAACAAGAATTCGGGCATCACCTGGGACGAAGCGGTGTTCGCTGAATATATCCAGAACCCACGTGCCAAAATCCCCGGCACCAAGATGATCTATGCCGGCCTGAAAGACGAGAAGCGGATCGCCGACCTCACAGCTTACCTTAAGCAGTTCGGCAAGGACGGAAAGAAAGCGCAGTAA
- a CDS encoding MipA/OmpV family protein gives MLKAPLRVSSSRPKPLEEVGRGAFETKPQVENAPHPARLQTKTASAGRPHLPLLIMIAAFPPLSTFAHAADVVPPGSQSAPVAQFPTTPSLNQFAFVTEKLSQWNVVLGGGAMIAPKYEGSDEFEIKPVPFVTASYGDWLRVDPRGATVSLYSFGDLHLSAKLGYDLGRKEDKSVHLRGLGDIDPGAVVGAELAYKFGALKVFGELNRTIGGSDGLQARFGAELGYKYERWLLTAGASATWADAKYMSTYFGVTPTQSANSGLPVFDIGAGLKRVDVSASVTYAMTENWLIRAQAGYGFLVGDVANSPIVQREAQPFGMLAIGYKF, from the coding sequence ATGCTGAAGGCTCCGCTGAGAGTTTCCTCTTCCCGTCCCAAGCCTTTGGAAGAGGTCGGGAGAGGAGCATTCGAGACCAAGCCCCAAGTCGAGAATGCTCCTCACCCCGCACGTTTACAAACAAAGACCGCCTCTGCCGGTCGGCCGCATCTTCCCCTTTTGATTATGATTGCGGCGTTTCCGCCGCTTTCCACCTTCGCTCACGCCGCCGATGTCGTTCCGCCGGGCAGCCAATCCGCGCCTGTTGCGCAGTTTCCAACGACACCGAGCCTGAACCAGTTTGCCTTCGTCACCGAAAAGCTGAGCCAATGGAATGTCGTCCTCGGCGGCGGGGCAATGATTGCGCCCAAGTATGAAGGTTCTGACGAGTTTGAAATAAAGCCGGTGCCATTCGTCACCGCGTCATATGGCGACTGGCTGAGAGTCGACCCGCGCGGCGCTACGGTCAGCCTCTACAGCTTCGGCGATCTGCATCTCAGCGCGAAGCTGGGTTACGATCTTGGCCGGAAAGAAGACAAATCCGTCCATCTAAGGGGATTGGGCGATATCGATCCCGGGGCCGTCGTCGGGGCAGAACTCGCTTATAAATTCGGCGCGCTCAAAGTCTTTGGCGAGCTCAACCGCACGATCGGCGGAAGTGACGGCCTGCAGGCCAGATTTGGAGCCGAGCTGGGATACAAATATGAGCGCTGGCTGTTGACCGCCGGGGCATCCGCCACATGGGCGGATGCCAAATACATGAGCACGTATTTCGGTGTGACGCCGACGCAGTCCGCCAATTCCGGCCTTCCCGTGTTCGACATCGGGGCCGGCCTGAAGCGTGTCGACGTCAGTGCTTCGGTCACTTACGCCATGACCGAAAACTGGCTGATCCGGGCGCAAGCCGGATACGGCTTTCTGGTGGGCGACGTCGCCAACAGCCCAATCGTGCAACGGGAAGCACAGCCCTTTGGCATGCTTGCCATTGGCTACAAATTCTAG